CCGGTCAGCCCGTGCAGCGTTTCGAGATAACTCCGCAAGAAACTGCCGTCATTCCATTGCGCGTTGAGGTTGCTCGAGATGGCATCCACGTGGCGGGAAGCGGCGGAGGCAACTTCAGGATAGAAAAAGGATTGGTATCGATCGCCGAGATAGAGCGCTCCGGGGTCTGCTTCCAAGATCACCTCACGCATCAGCTCATAATAGCGGCCGGCCATCAGACCCAGGAATCGTCGCATCACCCGGATGCCTCCGGCTCCTGGCTTGCGATAAAGCATGCCGCGCCGGGACAGCTCTTTCCAGTTGGAGGCTTTCTCAGGATCGAAATCCTGAACCATCGCCTTCCAATCATCGGCATAATGAGCCTTGACCAAATTCACGAGCCGCCGCCTTTGTCCGCTGGACGGAGGATGTTCCCACGTCATTTTCCAGAGCGTGGCGTTCCACCATCCGAGTTCGTTGTCCGAAAAATAGCCGATGACGCGGGACTTGGGTTGAACTTTGGCGATCTGGTCCCGCGCCACCTGGCGCATGCGGCGAACGTTCGCAGGATCCCACATATCCCACCATGGCGCTCCCGCGGTGGAGCCTGCGTGCAAGACGGGTGTGTAATGAAATCGGTTTGAACTGGCCGGGCTCAGGGTTTCGAAATCGCTCCAAGCTCCGAGGGTCGTGAACTTCCAGCGATGAAGTCGTTCGGTGGTTCGTCGAGCCCAATCCAAGGGGGTGGGATGGAATCGCCAAGCCGCGTAGCTCGGGTTTTCGTCGTCGTAATCTTCCCGCCGCGTGCCTGGATTGGTGAAGCAAATTCCGACGGAGAAAAACTTGGATCCATCGGGGGCGCGGAACCAGGTTCCAGAAGCATCTGTTTCAAACTGGTAGCGGCTGGGTTCCCGGCGAGTTGGGCTTGAGGGAGTGGAAAGTTGGGCATCCAGGCTGAGCCAGCATGAGGGCAACCAGGCCAGGACGAGCCTCCACCAGCGCGTCGCGGTCCATTCTGGGAACTGGATCATGGGCCCACCTCCGGCGCGGTCGGGTTGTAAGCGACTCTCAGAATGATCAACGAACTTGAACCCGCGGGGCGTTTCACGTGAACGGAGTCGCCTGCTCGGTGGTTCATTAAAGCTCTCGCGAGCGGGGAGATCCAACTGATTTCGTTGCGCTCCCAATCGGATTCTTCCACTCCCACGATCCGAAACGTTTCTTGAGGGCCGCGTTCCCATTGAACCTCAACCCGGGCGCCAAAGCGCACCCGGGACTCTTCGGAATTTGGGAGCGGGACCACTTCGACGCGGGCGAGGATCGTTTCCAAGACTTGGGCCCGCCGGTCCGATTTCTCGAGCTTTGCCTTGTCTTCGGGATGCGGGGATCGCGCCAGATCCGGGCGAACCTCCAGCAACCGGCTGAGCTCCGCCCGAAGGCGGGCTGCTCCGGCCTGGGTCATGTAATTCTTTGCGCCGGGAGGAAGTGACGGCGGCGGGGGAGGCGTCCACTCCTCCCGTTCAACATCCGATTCTCGAGTGAAGGCCTTGCTCATGGCTGGGGGGAATGAACCTCCTGTATGGCTGTCGTCCAGAGAGTGTCGAGCGCCCGCAGAAGTTGGGACCAGTGGTGGGGATCTGATTCCCAAGTCACGCTGAACCGCAGCGCCTGTGCGGCGGTATCGGCGCTCAGGCCCATCGCTTCGAGGACGTGGGAGGGTTTTTCCTTGCCGCTGGCGCAGGCCGAGCCGGTGCTGACGGCAAAGCCCAGTCGATCCAGTCTAACCACCCAGCGTTGCTGACAATCGGGCAATGGGGGCATGAGGGCCATGGCGGTGTTCCAGAGCCGCGGCGAATCGGAGCCGACGATGCGGGTTCCTGGAACGGCCTTGGGCAGGGCGTGTTCGAAGGCCTCGCGGGCTTGCACGAGGGAGAGCTGGTCGCCCCGTTGGAAGCGAAGTTCGCGCTCGCGCAAGGTCGCGGTCATCGCCAGGAGTGCGGCCACATTCTCGGTGCCGGCGCGCCGGCCCGATTCTTGGGGGCCTCCAACCACCAAAGGCATCCACGGTGAGGTGGACGCAATTTTAAGGAAACCGGCCCCCTTCGGCCCTCCCATTTTATGGGCAGAGCCCAGGACGAAATCGCAGCTCCCCAAGCCAGCAGCCGGATGGCGTCCTATCCATTGGGTGGCATCGCAGACGAAGTAGACTTTGTGTTCCCGGCAGATCTCGGCGAGTTCGGTCCACGGCTGGAGCACGCCGGTCTCGTTGTTGGCCGCCATGCAGGCCAGGGCGGAGGGCTTGGGCGCGGTGGTCTCGATCATCCGGCGGAAGCTGTCCAGTTCGATCCGGCCTTGGGGGGAAGCCCTGACGAACTTCACTCGGGATGAAAACGAACGTGAGCCCGCGGCGATGACACAGGGATGTTCAAGGGGGGAGAGCCAGAGCTCGGCGTTGGCGGGTGCGTTTTGGGCAAGGTGATAGAACAGGAGGTTAGCGGATTCCGTCGCGCCCGAGGTCCAGATCAAGAGGCCGGGATCGC
This sequence is a window from Verrucomicrobiota bacterium. Protein-coding genes within it:
- a CDS encoding transcription elongation factor GreB; translation: MSKAFTRESDVEREEWTPPPPPSLPPGAKNYMTQAGAARLRAELSRLLEVRPDLARSPHPEDKAKLEKSDRRAQVLETILARVEVVPLPNSEESRVRFGARVEVQWERGPQETFRIVGVEESDWERNEISWISPLARALMNHRAGDSVHVKRPAGSSSLIILRVAYNPTAPEVGP
- a CDS encoding aminotransferase class V-fold PLP-dependent enzyme — protein: MMHRMSWIPHPKHCRLHSVWHAARVINFDANATAPLCSAAREAWLEAVDRFPGNPSSQHRLGTRAEAALEQARMEWAEMLGCDPGLLIWTSGATESANLLFYHLAQNAPANAELWLSPLEHPCVIAAGSRSFSSRVKFVRASPQGRIELDSFRRMIETTAPKPSALACMAANNETGVLQPWTELAEICREHKVYFVCDATQWIGRHPAAGLGSCDFVLGSAHKMGGPKGAGFLKIASTSPWMPLVVGGPQESGRRAGTENVAALLAMTATLRERELRFQRGDQLSLVQAREAFEHALPKAVPGTRIVGSDSPRLWNTAMALMPPLPDCQQRWVVRLDRLGFAVSTGSACASGKEKPSHVLEAMGLSADTAAQALRFSVTWESDPHHWSQLLRALDTLWTTAIQEVHSPQP